In Desulfofundulus luciae, one DNA window encodes the following:
- the ilvB gene encoding biosynthetic-type acetolactate synthase large subunit, whose translation MEITAAEALVRCLEEEKVEVIFGYPGGFMIPVYDALYHARIKHVLVRHEQGAVHAADGYARATGKVGVCMSTSGPGATNLVTGIANAYMDSVPLVIFTGQVPTSQVGTDAFQEVDITGITIPITKHNYLVKNAQDLPRIIKNAFHIATTGRPGPVLIDLPMDVAQTRINFEYPRQVNLKGYKPTYRGHPLKIAEAAQLIKQSRRPVIYAGGGIISSGAHEELLKLAETISAPVTNTLMGLSSFPGDHPLFLGMLGLHGTRYANIAVTECDLLIALGARFDIRAASKFDAFAPHAAVIHVDIDPAEIGKNVRVDVPIVGDVKLVLQELLPLLEKTDRSEWLVRIQELKEQYPLRYQRENGLKPQLVIETLYRYTRGEAVIVTDVGQHQMWVAQYYRFKRPRSLVSSGGLGTMGFGLPAAVGAQLGVPDQQVILITGDGSFQMTIQELATLKEQELPVKIFMLNNFRLGMVRQIQHYYCEGRYMAVDFKFHPEFITLAKAYGIKGYTVQTEEEVQEIVPQVLSEPGPVLVNCLVSPGENVLPMVPTGRRIDETFEC comes from the coding sequence ATGGAAATTACTGCTGCCGAAGCCCTGGTCCGATGCCTGGAAGAAGAAAAGGTGGAGGTTATTTTCGGTTATCCCGGAGGTTTCATGATTCCCGTATACGATGCTTTATACCATGCCCGCATTAAACACGTACTGGTGAGGCACGAACAGGGGGCGGTTCACGCGGCCGATGGATATGCCCGGGCTACAGGGAAGGTGGGCGTTTGTATGTCCACCTCCGGCCCGGGAGCCACCAATCTGGTTACGGGCATTGCCAATGCCTACATGGACTCTGTGCCTCTGGTGATTTTTACAGGACAGGTACCCACCAGTCAGGTGGGCACCGATGCCTTTCAGGAAGTGGACATCACCGGGATTACCATCCCCATTACCAAGCATAATTATCTGGTCAAAAATGCCCAGGACCTGCCCAGAATCATTAAAAATGCCTTTCACATTGCCACTACGGGCCGTCCGGGACCGGTATTAATCGATCTTCCCATGGATGTGGCTCAAACCCGGATTAATTTTGAGTATCCCCGGCAGGTAAACCTGAAAGGATATAAACCCACCTACCGGGGGCACCCTTTGAAAATTGCCGAGGCTGCCCAACTGATTAAACAATCCCGCCGCCCGGTGATTTACGCCGGGGGGGGAATTATCAGTTCTGGAGCTCATGAGGAATTGCTCAAACTGGCGGAGACCATCTCTGCCCCGGTAACCAATACTCTGATGGGATTATCCAGTTTTCCGGGGGATCACCCCTTGTTCCTGGGTATGCTGGGTCTGCATGGTACCCGCTATGCCAACATAGCGGTAACCGAATGTGATTTGCTTATTGCCTTAGGTGCCCGTTTCGATATCAGGGCTGCCAGTAAGTTTGATGCCTTTGCTCCCCATGCAGCGGTGATCCATGTGGATATTGATCCGGCAGAAATTGGTAAAAATGTAAGGGTGGATGTGCCTATTGTGGGCGATGTCAAGCTGGTTTTGCAGGAGCTCTTACCGTTGCTGGAGAAAACCGACCGCTCGGAATGGCTTGTCCGCATTCAGGAGTTGAAGGAACAATATCCACTACGGTATCAGCGGGAGAATGGTTTAAAGCCCCAGCTGGTAATTGAGACCCTCTACCGGTACACCCGTGGTGAGGCGGTAATAGTTACCGATGTGGGCCAGCACCAGATGTGGGTGGCCCAGTACTACCGCTTTAAGCGCCCGCGCAGCCTGGTTTCCTCGGGAGGGCTGGGCACCATGGGCTTTGGGCTGCCGGCAGCAGTGGGAGCCCAGCTCGGAGTGCCGGACCAGCAGGTTATTTTGATTACCGGGGACGGCAGTTTTCAGATGACCATTCAGGAGCTGGCTACTTTAAAAGAACAGGAGCTACCGGTTAAAATTTTTATGTTAAATAACTTTCGACTGGGCATGGTGCGCCAAATTCAACATTACTATTGCGAAGGCCGTTATATGGCTGTAGATTTCAAGTTTCATCCGGAATTCATAACCCTGGCTAAAGCCTACGGCATTAAAGGTTATACGGTACAAACAGAAGAAGAGGTGCAGGAAATTGTACCTCAGGTCTTGTCCGAACCGGGACCGGTGCTGGTTAATTGCCTGGTCAGCCCGGGGGAAAACGTGCTGCCCATGGTTCCTACGGGGCGGAGGATTGATGAGACTTTTGAATGCTGA
- the ilvC gene encoding ketol-acid reductoisomerase: protein MAKVYYDRDAELSLLQGKVIAVLGYGSQGHAQAQNLKDSGLNVIVGLHETSSSRERAKADGFEVCTPAEAAERADIIQVLVPDEVQPGLYKEHIAPHLRSGKALMFSHGFNIHYGQITPPADVDVFMVAPKGPGHIVRRMFVEGKGVPCLVAVHQDASGQAKELALAYARGIGGTRAGVFETTFREETETDLFGEQAVLCGGVTELIKAGFDTLVEAGYAPEMAYFECLHELKLIVDLIYEGGLSWMRYSISNTAEYGDYMVGRRIINEETRREMKRVLEEIQTGQFAKQWILENQANRPMFNAMRRREAEHPIEKVGRELRKMMPWLQKRQ from the coding sequence ATGGCTAAAGTTTACTACGACAGGGATGCCGAACTGAGCTTACTGCAGGGAAAGGTCATTGCGGTTCTGGGCTATGGCAGCCAGGGACACGCCCAGGCCCAGAATTTAAAAGACAGCGGGTTAAATGTGATCGTCGGCCTGCATGAGACCAGCAGCAGCCGGGAAAGGGCTAAGGCCGATGGATTTGAGGTTTGTACGCCTGCCGAGGCGGCTGAACGTGCGGATATCATCCAGGTACTGGTGCCCGATGAGGTTCAACCCGGGCTGTATAAAGAACACATTGCTCCCCACCTGAGGAGCGGCAAGGCCCTGATGTTCTCCCATGGATTTAACATCCATTATGGACAGATTACTCCCCCGGCAGATGTGGATGTCTTTATGGTGGCACCAAAGGGGCCGGGACACATTGTCCGCCGCATGTTTGTAGAAGGGAAAGGGGTGCCCTGTCTGGTGGCCGTCCATCAGGATGCCAGCGGTCAGGCAAAAGAGCTGGCCCTGGCTTACGCCAGGGGCATCGGCGGCACCCGGGCTGGCGTTTTCGAGACCACGTTCAGGGAAGAAACGGAAACCGACCTCTTTGGCGAGCAGGCGGTGCTATGCGGTGGGGTTACCGAGTTAATCAAGGCCGGCTTCGACACCCTGGTGGAGGCCGGATATGCCCCGGAAATGGCCTACTTTGAGTGCCTGCATGAACTCAAGCTCATCGTCGACCTGATCTACGAAGGCGGTTTGAGCTGGATGCGTTATTCCATCAGCAATACCGCTGAGTACGGGGATTACATGGTGGGCAGGCGCATAATTAATGAAGAAACCCGCCGGGAAATGAAACGGGTACTGGAAGAAATCCAGACCGGACAGTTTGCCAAACAGTGGATTTTAGAAAACCAGGCCAACCGGCCCATGTTCAATGCCATGCGCCGTCGGGAAGCCGAACATCCCATAGAAAAGGTGGGGCGTGAGCTGCGCAAGATGATGCCCTGGCTGCAAAAGCGGCAATGA
- a CDS encoding MFS transporter, giving the protein MGLQAWKAWLILMIFTLGTSIVSPLLPIYQHIFHLSKGSTVLIFAIYTLAVIPSMLLLGQLSDQLGRKRVIWPAMAALTTASILLGSAISPVTLYLGRLIQGLALGAFLGTCTAYVVDLALPQAKALAAMLAAISFRLGFGLGPGLAGAMAQYLPHPLSLPFLFHIFLMALGMIILHRTPETIANRQFRGISVSIGIPASQKVPFLLFIAPSAFILTVLDSTVLSLAPLFIVEILGYRNLAVIGLVSFLVLGAGGFSQIPAASVPPKKSIVLGLLWGTTSLYLFFLAARLQNVAFIVIASALIGAAAGLIVKGGVTLCSLIVPIQERGRLLSSFYTACYLGMLVPLGTGYLADRIGLFKAMLALCLTLTAIALILSLGTSRLVPYSLPEIKDSLKTQQP; this is encoded by the coding sequence GTGGGGCTGCAGGCCTGGAAAGCATGGCTTATTTTAATGATTTTTACTCTGGGTACCAGCATAGTATCTCCCCTTTTGCCCATTTACCAGCACATCTTTCATCTTTCTAAAGGGAGTACGGTTTTAATTTTTGCCATTTACACTCTGGCGGTCATACCCTCCATGCTTCTTTTGGGTCAGTTATCGGACCAGTTGGGCAGAAAACGGGTTATCTGGCCGGCCATGGCAGCCCTGACCACGGCCTCCATTCTACTGGGCAGCGCCATCAGCCCCGTCACCCTTTACCTGGGACGACTGATCCAGGGTCTTGCTTTAGGAGCTTTTCTGGGTACCTGCACCGCTTATGTGGTTGACCTGGCCCTGCCGCAGGCAAAGGCGCTGGCCGCCATGCTGGCAGCCATCAGCTTCCGCCTGGGCTTTGGCCTGGGGCCGGGGTTGGCCGGAGCAATGGCCCAGTACCTCCCTCATCCGTTAAGTCTTCCTTTTTTATTTCACATATTCCTCATGGCCCTGGGAATGATCATTCTGCACAGGACCCCGGAAACCATAGCCAACCGGCAGTTCCGGGGTATATCCGTCAGCATAGGCATACCGGCCTCTCAAAAAGTGCCCTTTCTCCTTTTTATTGCTCCCTCGGCTTTTATCCTCACAGTCCTGGATTCCACCGTACTTTCCCTGGCCCCTCTGTTTATTGTGGAAATCCTGGGCTACCGCAATCTGGCCGTTATCGGACTGGTCTCCTTCCTGGTCCTGGGGGCTGGAGGTTTCTCGCAAATCCCCGCCGCATCCGTACCGCCCAAAAAATCCATAGTGTTGGGGCTTTTGTGGGGAACAACCAGCCTTTACCTGTTTTTTCTTGCTGCCCGGTTGCAAAATGTGGCCTTCATCGTCATTGCTTCAGCACTCATTGGTGCTGCCGCAGGGCTCATTGTTAAAGGCGGCGTAACTCTCTGCAGCTTAATAGTTCCCATTCAGGAAAGGGGAAGGCTCCTGTCTTCTTTTTACACCGCCTGCTACCTGGGTATGCTGGTTCCCCTGGGAACCGGCTACCTGGCCGACCGGATCGGCCTGTTTAAGGCCATGCTGGCCCTCTGCCTTACCTTAACCGCTATTGCTTTGATATTATCCCTGGGGACATCCCGCCTGGTGCCATATTCCCTCCCTGAAATAAAAGACTCACTGAAGACGCAGCAGCCATAA
- the ilvN gene encoding acetolactate synthase small subunit, with the protein MRHTLAVLVENNPGVLARVAGLFSRRGYNIDSLAVGRTDNPAISRMTIVVEGDDRVLEQVTKQLHKLIDVIKISDITADEYVDRELVLIKVSAEPEKRGEIMQIADIFRARIVDLGRRTMILECTGNEGKIRAFEESLKPYGIKELVRTGKIAMLRGSRYTNINTNGAREDE; encoded by the coding sequence ATGCGCCATACCCTGGCTGTTCTGGTGGAGAATAACCCCGGGGTTCTGGCCCGGGTGGCCGGCTTGTTCAGCAGGCGGGGATACAACATTGACAGCCTGGCGGTGGGCCGTACCGACAACCCGGCCATTTCCCGCATGACCATTGTGGTGGAAGGGGACGACCGGGTGCTGGAGCAGGTGACCAAGCAGCTCCACAAGCTCATCGACGTGATCAAGATCAGCGACATCACCGCCGACGAATACGTGGACCGGGAACTGGTGCTCATCAAGGTGAGCGCCGAGCCGGAAAAACGGGGGGAAATAATGCAGATTGCCGATATTTTCCGGGCCCGCATTGTGGACCTGGGACGGCGGACCATGATCCTGGAATGCACCGGCAACGAGGGTAAGATCAGGGCCTTTGAGGAATCCCTCAAACCCTACGGGATTAAAGAACTGGTGCGTACAGGGAAAATTGCCATGCTGCGGGGTTCCCGCTATACCAATATCAATACCAATGGTGCACGGGAGGATGAGTGA
- the ilvE gene encoding branched-chain-amino-acid transaminase, with product MGLIIYLNGEYVPEEKAVVSVFDHGLLYGDGVFEGIRAYHNRVFKLKEHIVRLYESARAIDLHIPLSQDEMTEVVLETCRRNGLKDAYIRLVVSRGRGDLGLDPRKCPEPTIFCIAASIQLYPRELYEKGLELVTVATRRNLPEACNPRVKSLNYLNNIYAKIEANLVGAPEAVMLNQEGYVAEATGDNIFIVKNGTLITPPPHVGILEGITRNTVMEIARGKGIPVEEKLFTRFDIYTADECFLTGTAAEVIPAVRLDGRLIGSGQPGEMTRVLMQAFRELTLVDGPVIFQE from the coding sequence ATGGGGTTGATTATTTACCTTAATGGCGAGTATGTGCCGGAGGAAAAGGCGGTAGTATCGGTTTTTGATCACGGGCTTTTATACGGGGACGGCGTGTTTGAAGGTATCCGGGCCTATCACAACCGGGTATTCAAGCTAAAGGAACATATTGTGCGCCTGTACGAATCGGCCCGGGCCATTGACCTGCACATTCCCCTGAGTCAGGATGAGATGACGGAAGTGGTGCTCGAGACATGCCGGCGCAATGGTTTAAAGGATGCCTACATCCGTTTGGTGGTAAGCCGCGGACGGGGGGATCTGGGGCTGGATCCCCGTAAATGTCCTGAACCGACCATATTTTGCATTGCCGCTTCCATCCAGTTGTATCCCCGGGAACTTTACGAGAAGGGACTGGAGCTGGTTACCGTAGCCACCAGGCGCAACCTGCCTGAGGCCTGTAACCCGCGGGTTAAGTCCTTGAATTACCTGAACAACATCTATGCCAAGATAGAGGCCAACCTGGTGGGTGCCCCAGAGGCGGTGATGCTTAACCAGGAAGGCTATGTGGCCGAGGCCACCGGTGACAACATTTTCATCGTTAAAAACGGCACTTTAATTACTCCCCCGCCTCATGTAGGCATTTTAGAGGGGATCACGCGCAATACGGTGATGGAGATCGCCCGGGGCAAAGGCATTCCGGTGGAAGAAAAGCTGTTTACCCGCTTTGATATTTACACTGCCGATGAGTGTTTCCTCACCGGTACGGCAGCAGAAGTAATCCCGGCTGTAAGACTGGACGGGCGGCTGATTGGCAGCGGCCAGCCGGGGGAAATGACCAGAGTGTTGATGCAGGCTTTCCGCGAGCTGACTCTGGTGGATGGACCGGTAATTTTTCAGGAATAG
- the ilvD gene encoding dihydroxy-acid dehydratase encodes MRSDVIKKGLEKAPHRSLLKALGYVDQELERPMIGVVNSFNEIVPGHMHLNEITAAVKAGVRMAGGTPVEFPCIAVCDGIAMNHSGMKYSLASRELIADSIEVMAQAHQFDGLVLVTACDKIVPGMLMAAARLDIPAIVISGGPMLAGRYQGRDLSLSNMFEAVGAVRAGRMTEEELAALEEEACPGCGSCAGMFTANSMNCLTEAIGMALPGNGTIPAVSAARRRLAKLTGMRVVELVQQDLRPSAILTAEAFENALAVDMALGCSTNTVLHLPAIAREAGVEISLDKVNEISERTPNLCRLSPMGPYFMQDLHEAGGIPAVMAQLAKKNLLHLDLPTVSGQTVGELIRSRRVSRPEVIRDVDNPHSPTGGIAILRGNLAPDGAVVKKAGVAPEMMVHRGPARVFDSEEEAVQAILGGRINRGDVIVIRYEGPRGGPGMREMLTPTAAVAGMGLDREVALLTDGRFSGATRGASIGHISPEAAEGGPLAVVRDGDMIVIDIPRHRLDVELSEEEIRARLAQWIPPAPRVTRGYLSRYARQVSSASRGAGVN; translated from the coding sequence GTGCGCAGCGACGTGATTAAAAAGGGGTTGGAAAAGGCCCCGCACCGTTCCCTGTTAAAGGCCCTCGGCTATGTGGATCAGGAACTGGAGCGGCCCATGATCGGGGTGGTGAATTCCTTCAATGAGATTGTACCGGGGCACATGCATTTAAACGAGATTACCGCTGCGGTCAAGGCTGGTGTGCGGATGGCCGGCGGTACACCGGTGGAATTTCCCTGCATTGCGGTCTGCGACGGTATTGCCATGAACCACAGCGGCATGAAATATTCCCTGGCCAGCCGCGAGTTAATTGCCGATTCCATCGAGGTCATGGCTCAGGCCCACCAGTTTGACGGCCTGGTACTGGTTACCGCCTGCGACAAGATTGTACCGGGCATGCTCATGGCTGCCGCCCGGCTGGACATTCCGGCCATAGTGATCAGCGGCGGTCCCATGCTGGCCGGCCGCTACCAGGGGCGGGATTTATCCTTGAGCAACATGTTTGAAGCCGTGGGGGCCGTGCGGGCCGGCCGGATGACGGAAGAGGAACTGGCCGCCCTGGAAGAAGAGGCCTGCCCGGGCTGCGGTTCCTGTGCCGGCATGTTCACCGCCAACTCCATGAACTGTCTTACCGAGGCCATCGGCATGGCCCTGCCCGGCAACGGTACCATCCCTGCCGTTTCGGCAGCCCGGCGCCGGCTGGCCAAGTTGACGGGTATGCGCGTGGTGGAGCTGGTACAGCAGGATTTGCGCCCTTCAGCTATCCTTACGGCAGAAGCCTTTGAGAACGCCCTGGCCGTGGATATGGCCCTGGGCTGCTCCACCAATACGGTGCTCCACCTGCCGGCCATTGCCCGGGAGGCCGGGGTGGAAATCAGCCTGGACAAGGTCAATGAAATCAGCGAGCGCACGCCAAACCTGTGCAGGCTCAGCCCCATGGGGCCTTACTTCATGCAGGACCTCCATGAGGCCGGGGGCATTCCGGCGGTCATGGCCCAGCTGGCGAAAAAGAACCTGCTCCACCTGGATTTGCCCACGGTTTCCGGGCAAACCGTTGGTGAGCTGATCCGGAGCCGGCGGGTGAGCCGCCCCGAGGTAATCCGGGACGTGGACAATCCCCATAGCCCCACCGGCGGCATTGCCATCCTGCGGGGCAACCTGGCTCCTGACGGGGCGGTGGTGAAAAAGGCCGGGGTGGCGCCGGAGATGATGGTCCACCGGGGCCCGGCCAGGGTATTTGATTCCGAGGAAGAAGCAGTACAGGCCATTTTAGGCGGCAGGATTAACAGGGGCGATGTTATTGTCATCCGTTATGAGGGCCCCCGGGGAGGGCCGGGTATGCGGGAAATGCTGACGCCCACCGCGGCAGTGGCCGGCATGGGGCTGGACAGGGAAGTGGCCCTGTTAACCGACGGGCGCTTTTCCGGCGCCACCCGGGGTGCGTCCATCGGCCATATTTCTCCCGAAGCTGCCGAAGGTGGTCCCCTGGCGGTGGTCAGGGATGGAGATATGATTGTCATTGACATACCCCGGCATCGTCTGGATGTGGAGCTGAGCGAGGAAGAAATCCGGGCCCGGCTGGCTCAATGGATTCCGCCGGCTCCCCGGGTGACCAGAGGCTATCTGTCCCGCTATGCCCGGCAGGTGAGTTCAGCCAGTAGAGGTGCAGGGGTTAACTGA
- the ilvB gene encoding biosynthetic-type acetolactate synthase large subunit, with the protein MEKTGAQIFVDSLMEQGVETIFGYPGGNVIQIYDALYDADINHILTRHEQGAAHAADGYARASGRPGVCLATSGPGATNLVTGIATAYMDSVPLVAFTGQVSSALLGRDSFQEADITGITMPITKHNYIVKDISELARVVKEAFYIATTGRPGPVLVDILSDVAAARTSQEDCGPVNLPGYRPVTEPDPEQLNRAARAIARAERPVIYAGGGVVSAGAHNELRLLAELILAPVATTLMGLGGFPGDHPLALGMLGMHGSKYANFAVNECDVLIAVGVRFADRGTGKRDLFARDAVIIHIDIDPAEIGKNVEVDIPVIGDVKKVLAGLIERLEKKLPGAWQEKIQKWKKEYPITYEENGRLKPQQVIREIFKVTNGKARITTDVGQHQMFTAQHYTFTRPRTFISSGGLGTMGFGLPAAIGVQVACPDEIVFDIAGDGSFQMNVQELATAVNYQLPIKVAIMDNGYLGMVRQWQELFYNRRYSYTELINPDFVKLAEAYGAVGMRVTTPDEVASALQEALDIPQPVVIDFVIEREENVFPMVPPGAPLNKMLG; encoded by the coding sequence ATGGAAAAGACCGGGGCACAGATTTTTGTGGATAGCCTGATGGAACAAGGGGTGGAGACCATTTTCGGCTATCCCGGAGGCAATGTCATACAGATTTACGATGCCCTTTACGATGCAGATATAAACCATATTTTAACCAGACACGAGCAGGGAGCAGCACACGCTGCTGATGGTTATGCCCGGGCCTCCGGTCGACCGGGAGTTTGCCTGGCCACTTCGGGACCCGGGGCCACCAACCTGGTAACCGGGATTGCCACTGCCTATATGGATTCCGTTCCGCTGGTGGCTTTTACGGGGCAGGTTTCTTCTGCGCTGCTGGGCCGGGATTCCTTTCAAGAAGCAGACATAACCGGCATTACCATGCCCATTACCAAGCATAATTACATTGTTAAGGATATCAGTGAACTGGCCAGAGTGGTAAAAGAAGCCTTTTACATTGCCACCACCGGTCGACCCGGCCCGGTTCTGGTGGACATCCTCAGCGATGTGGCTGCCGCCAGGACCAGCCAGGAGGATTGCGGGCCGGTAAATCTTCCCGGTTATCGTCCAGTGACAGAGCCGGATCCGGAGCAGTTGAACAGGGCGGCCCGGGCCATTGCCCGTGCCGAAAGGCCGGTGATTTATGCCGGAGGAGGGGTGGTTTCTGCCGGTGCCCATAACGAACTGCGCCTGCTGGCCGAGTTGATTCTGGCCCCCGTAGCCACCACTTTGATGGGATTGGGGGGCTTTCCGGGGGACCATCCCCTGGCCCTGGGAATGCTGGGCATGCATGGCAGCAAGTACGCCAATTTTGCCGTAAACGAGTGCGATGTGTTGATAGCAGTGGGGGTACGTTTTGCCGACCGGGGCACAGGCAAGCGGGACTTGTTTGCCAGGGATGCCGTAATTATCCATATTGATATCGATCCGGCAGAAATTGGTAAAAATGTGGAGGTGGACATTCCCGTAATCGGGGATGTGAAAAAAGTGCTGGCCGGCCTGATTGAAAGGCTGGAAAAGAAACTGCCGGGGGCCTGGCAGGAAAAAATCCAGAAGTGGAAAAAGGAATACCCCATCACTTACGAGGAAAATGGCCGTCTCAAACCACAACAGGTAATAAGGGAAATATTTAAGGTTACCAACGGCAAGGCAAGGATTACTACAGACGTGGGACAGCATCAAATGTTTACCGCCCAGCATTATACTTTTACCCGCCCCCGTACTTTTATTTCTTCCGGCGGGCTGGGGACCATGGGTTTCGGCTTGCCGGCAGCCATTGGTGTTCAGGTGGCCTGTCCCGATGAGATTGTCTTTGATATCGCCGGCGACGGTAGCTTCCAGATGAATGTTCAGGAACTGGCCACAGCGGTGAATTACCAGTTACCGATAAAAGTGGCCATTATGGATAACGGCTATTTGGGTATGGTCAGGCAGTGGCAGGAGCTTTTTTATAACCGGCGGTATTCTTATACCGAACTGATCAATCCAGATTTTGTGAAACTGGCCGAAGCTTACGGGGCGGTGGGAATGCGCGTTACCACACCCGATGAGGTGGCTTCTGCCCTCCAGGAAGCCCTTGATATTCCCCAGCCGGTGGTAATTGATTTTGTTATTGAGAGGGAAGAGAACGTCTTCCCCATGGTACCACCGGGGGCACCTTTAAATAAAATGCTCGGTTGA
- a CDS encoding 2-isopropylmalate synthase, with protein sequence MTRRVYIFDTTLRDGEQSPGVSLNVMEKLQIARQLARLGVDVIEAGFPITSPGDYEAVKTIAREVRGVTVAALARANFQDIDRAWEAVKEAEQPRIHTFIATSPIHMRHKLRMTEDQVIEAAVAAVRRAKSYVSDVEFSAEDASRSELDFLCRVLEAAIAAGATVVNIPDTVGYATPEEFARFIRDIRRRVPGIEKVVLSVHCHDDLGLAVANSLAAVAAGANQVEGAINGIGERAGNAALEEVVMALYTRRDQFGCETNIRTEEIYRTSRLVSSLTGMPVQPNKAVVGKNAFAHESGIHQDGVLKERTTYEIMNPVMVGISQSNLVLGKHSGRHAFRQRLLELGYELGEEELNKAFQQFKVLADKKKEITDADLEAIVEEELRPVPVTYTLEYLHISTGTTIVPTATVGLKKGDELFEEAACGNGPVDAICRAVDKVTGIPCVLKSWGINAVTSGKDAIGEVTLKISENGDKTYLGRGISTDILEASAKAYVNAVNRLLWETGRLKDKSCNEVN encoded by the coding sequence ATGACCCGGCGTGTTTACATCTTTGATACCACTTTGAGGGACGGGGAGCAATCCCCGGGGGTAAGCCTGAACGTGATGGAGAAATTGCAGATCGCCAGGCAACTGGCCAGGCTGGGCGTGGACGTGATTGAAGCAGGTTTTCCCATTACTTCCCCCGGGGATTACGAGGCGGTGAAGACCATTGCCCGGGAAGTGCGGGGCGTGACCGTGGCGGCCCTGGCCCGGGCCAATTTCCAGGACATCGACCGGGCCTGGGAGGCCGTTAAGGAGGCAGAGCAGCCCCGGATTCACACCTTTATTGCCACCTCGCCCATTCACATGCGCCACAAGCTGCGCATGACCGAAGACCAGGTAATAGAAGCCGCCGTGGCCGCAGTCAGGCGGGCCAAAAGTTATGTTTCCGACGTGGAGTTTTCCGCCGAGGATGCCTCCCGGTCGGAGCTGGATTTCCTGTGCCGGGTGCTGGAGGCGGCTATTGCGGCCGGGGCCACGGTGGTGAACATCCCGGACACGGTGGGTTACGCTACGCCCGAGGAATTTGCCCGTTTCATCCGGGACATCCGCCGGCGGGTGCCGGGCATTGAGAAGGTGGTACTGAGCGTGCACTGCCACGATGACCTGGGGCTGGCGGTGGCCAATTCCCTGGCGGCGGTGGCAGCCGGGGCCAACCAGGTGGAAGGGGCCATCAACGGCATCGGTGAGCGGGCGGGAAACGCCGCCCTGGAAGAGGTGGTCATGGCCCTGTATACCCGCCGGGACCAGTTCGGCTGTGAAACCAACATCCGTACGGAAGAAATTTACCGCACCAGCCGCCTGGTCTCCAGCCTCACCGGCATGCCCGTGCAGCCCAACAAGGCGGTGGTGGGGAAGAACGCCTTCGCCCACGAATCGGGCATCCACCAGGACGGGGTGCTCAAGGAGCGCACCACCTACGAGATCATGAACCCGGTGATGGTGGGCATCAGCCAGAGCAACCTGGTTCTGGGCAAGCACTCGGGGCGGCATGCCTTCCGGCAGAGGCTCCTGGAGCTGGGGTATGAGCTCGGCGAGGAAGAGCTCAACAAGGCCTTCCAGCAGTTCAAGGTCCTGGCCGACAAGAAAAAGGAAATCACCGACGCGGACCTGGAGGCCATAGTGGAGGAAGAGCTGCGCCCGGTGCCGGTAACCTATACCCTGGAGTACCTGCACATTTCCACGGGTACGACCATAGTGCCCACGGCCACCGTGGGGTTGAAGAAGGGCGACGAGCTCTTTGAGGAGGCGGCCTGCGGCAACGGTCCCGTGGATGCCATCTGCCGGGCGGTCGACAAGGTCACCGGCATTCCCTGCGTGCTCAAGAGCTGGGGGATTAATGCCGTTACCTCCGGTAAGGACGCCATTGGCGAGGTTACCTTGAAAATCTCCGAAAACGGCGACAAGACCTACCTGGGCCGGGGCATCAGCACGGACATCCTGGAGGCCAGCGCCAAAGCCTACGTCAACGCGGTAAACAGGCTCCTCTGGGAGACGGGGAGGTTAAAAGATAAAAGTTGCAACGAGGTGAATTAA